In a single window of the Bacteroidota bacterium genome:
- a CDS encoding 30S ribosomal protein THX yields the protein MGKGDPKTKRGKIFRGSFGKYRKKKKNDVYIPKVEEKAKIAEEETKVIETKEEVKVKKKESKKVEKTEVKKEAKAKKEESKTKKTTKAKDTAKKDKTEDKKEVKKEIKKSSTKKKATTKKAPKKEEKTEAKKETKKVPAKKETKKAPAKKETKAKKAPAKKTTTKKATAKKTTKKKEDK from the coding sequence ATGGGCAAAGGTGATCCAAAAACAAAAAGAGGAAAAATTTTTAGAGGTTCTTTCGGAAAATACAGAAAGAAAAAAAAGAACGATGTTTATATTCCAAAAGTTGAGGAAAAAGCAAAAATAGCAGAAGAAGAAACTAAAGTTATTGAAACCAAAGAGGAAGTAAAAGTAAAAAAGAAAGAAAGTAAAAAGGTTGAAAAAACAGAAGTAAAAAAAGAAGCTAAAGCTAAAAAAGAAGAAAGCAAAACAAAAAAAACAACCAAAGCAAAAGATACAGCAAAAAAAGATAAAACGGAAGATAAAAAAGAGGTTAAAAAAGAAATCAAAAAATCTTCAACTAAAAAGAAAGCCACAACAAAAAAAGCTCCTAAAAAAGAGGAAAAAACTGAAGCTAAAAAAGAAACAAAAAAAGTTCCTGCTAAAAAAGAAACAAAAAAAGCTCCTGCTAAAAAGGAAACAAAGGCTAAAAAAGCTCCTGCTAAAAAAACAACAACCAAGAAAGCAACAGCGAAAAAAACTACAAAAAAGAAAGAAGATAAATAA